A genomic stretch from Setaria viridis chromosome 1, Setaria_viridis_v4.0, whole genome shotgun sequence includes:
- the LOC117854789 gene encoding uncharacterized protein, with product MSSAASTAHTSQSTSKKDPAWEHALPLTGKEIKNQVGCKYCKNYFNGGITRFKKHLAGVKGQSISCKQVPENVKEKIKAMLDAHDEKKSAKLDCQLRMRQQVNINENDEEDCVVMEGGGEIEDQAGSSSALVPKQPKIKGPMDSYCMRPEQARAKGKHLQTTMSQHYKVKEREKAHEYIADWFYQAAIPHNTVLLDSFDLMLEAIGQFGPGLKKPSPYQLGTPLLNKHVNLVHEFLEVQKEQWSLTGCSIMTDAWTDRRGRSLMNLVAHCSRGVCFLEAIDASMEVHDGKYIYSLVSSCIDDIGPEKIVQVVTDNASNNIAASKLLKLKYPHIFWTACAAHSIDLMLEDISKISMVHNIIRDAKAITNLLYAHTRLLAIMRQYTKVDLVRAGTTRFATSYLNLRSLYDKRNELKQLFASQEWDKSSWSKKISGQNAHDLVLNNKFWSQMLEVINYFEPLAYVLRRVDGDVPAMGYIYGDILKAKQDIAVRLNGNEKKYGPIWGIIDARWDSKLKTPLHKAGYFLNPGFFYDNKKEMEDEVLMEAVVQCAAQMYRDDITMQDNIVSQLTMYTEATGSFGTPMAIRQRNIPTISPANWWSVHGGSAKDLRKMAIRILSLTCSSSACERTWSAFERVHSKKRTRLGQRKLNALVFVMFNKRLQWKYSQKDRDPLVAKFIDDESTNEWIVDPDAPAPQLEDDAQSGSVRGKRRLIHKSSSSKAKKARVVAEDEQEEFDSSESEEEEEGNIPYADGDGSNDHEADDVASDNE from the exons ATGTCATCCGCTGCGTCAACTGCACATACAAGCCAGTCAACATCAAAAAAAGATCCAGCTTGGGAGCATGCCTTACCTCTAACTGGAAAGGAAATCAAAAATCAAGTTGGATGCAAATACTGCAAAAATTACTTCAACGGTGGAATAACAAGGTTTAAGAAGCACTTGGCTGGAGTTAAAGGACAGAGTATTTCCTGTAAACAGGTTCCTGAAAATGTTAAGGAGAAAATCAAAGCAATGTTGGATGCACATGATGAAAAGAAGAGCGCAAAATTGGATTGCCAGTTGCGTATGAGGCAACAAGTTAATATCAATGAAAATGACGAGGAGGATTGTGTTGTaatggaaggaggaggagaaattgAAGATCAAGCAGGTTCATCAAGTGCTCTAGTCCCTAAGCAGCCCAAAATTAAGGGACCAATGGACAGCTATTGTATGCGGCCAGAGCAAGCTCGTGCAAAAGGAAAGCATCTGCAGACAACGATGAGCCAACATTATAAGGTCAAAGAAAGGGAAAAGGCTCATGAATATATTGCAGATTGGTTTTACCAAGCAGCAATTCCGCACAATACAGTTCTTCTTGATTCTTTTGATCTAATGCTAGAGGCGATTGGTCAATTTGGCCCAGGATTGAAGAAACCTTCTCCTTACCAACTTGGAACCCCTTTACTGAACAAACATGTCAATCTGGTCCATGAATTTTTGGAAGTGCAAAAGGAGCAATGGTCTTTAACTGGATGCTCCATTATGACAGATGCTTGGACAGATCGGCGTGGAAGAAGCCTAATGAACTTGGTTGCTCACTGTTCTAGAGGTGTGTGTTTTCTTGAAGCCATTGATGCTTCCATGGAGGTTCATGATGGGAAGTATATCTACAGCTTGGTAAGCTCTTGTATTGATGACATTGGTCCCGAAAAAATTGTGCAAGTGGTTACTGATAATGCTTCAAACAATATTGCTGCATCAAAGTTGCTTAAATTGAAATATCCTCACATCTTTTGGACTGCATGTGCTGCACATTCTATTGATCTAATGCTAGAGGATATTAGTAAGATATCTATGGTTCATAATATTATTCGAGATGCCAAGGCTATCACAAATTTACTTTATGCACATACTAGATTGCTAGCCATTATGCGTCAATATACCAAAGTTGACTTAGTTAGAGCTGGTACTACTCGATTTGCCACTAGTTACTTGAACTTGAGAAGTCTCTATGATAAACGAAATGAATTGAAGCAGCTATTTGCATCACAAGAGTGGGATAAAAGTTCTTGGTCCAAAAAGATTTCAGGACAGAATGCACATGACTTGGTCCTGAACAACAAGTTCTGGTCACAAATGCTAGAAGTTATAAATTATTTTGAGCCACTTGCATATGTACTTCGAAGAGTAGATGGTGATGTTCCAGCAATGGGATACATTTATGGTGATATTCTCAAAGCAAAGCAAGATATTGCAGTACGCTTAAATGGAAATGAGAAAAAATATGGTCCTATTTGGGGAATCATAGATGCAAGGTGGGACAGCAAGCTTAAGACTCCATTGCACAAAGCTGGGTATTTCTTAAATCCAGGTTTCTTCTATGACAATAAGAAAGAAATGGAGGATGAAGTCTTGATGGAAGCTGTTGTACAATGTGCAGCTCAAATGTACCGTGATGATATAACAATGCAAGATAATATTGTTTCTCAGCTTACTATGTACACTGAAGCCACAGGTTCTTTTGGAACACCAATGGCTATAAGACAAAGAAATATTCCAACAATTTCCCCAG CGAACTGGTGGTCTGTACATGGAGGTAGTGCAAAGGATCTAAGGAAGATGGCTATCAGAATTTTAAGTCTAACTTGTAGCTCTTCTGCATGTGAAAGAACTTGGAGCGCATTTGAGAGA GTGCATTCTAAGAAAAGAACTAGATTGGGTCAGCGTAAACTAAATGCTCTTGTCTTCGTCATGTTCAACAAGAGGCTGCAATGGAAGTATTCTCAAAAGGATAGGGACCCCTTGGTTGCGAAATTCATTGATGATGAGTCAACAAATGAATGGATTGTAGATCCTGATGCACCAGCACCACAATTAGAAGATGATGCTCAGAGTGGTAGTGTGAGAGGTAAGCGAAGATTAATCCATAAAAGTTCATCAAGCAAAGCAAAGAAAGCACGAGTTGTTGCAGAAGATGAGCAGGAAGAATTTGATTCTTCTGAaagtgaagaggaagaggaagggaacaTCCCTTATGCAGATGGAGATGGTTCAAATGACCATGAGGCCGATGATGTTGCTTCTGACAACGAATGA